In Clostridiisalibacter paucivorans DSM 22131, the genomic stretch CATTACTGTCTTGATACATGTTTTCTTGAAACCTTTATTTCTATATATCTTCTTATCTCTTTCTTTCATTAGCTCATCATCTAGTTGATTAAGTAGCTCTGTGATTATTTCACATGCCTGACGGCAAACAAATTCATAAATCCTTTTCTCTAAATCCTTGAAATTTATATCCATTTCCTTTAAACTTATCTTATACATGTAATCACCTAACTTTCTAGTTTTCTTCGCAGATACTATTATATTGGATGATGCATGTATATGAAAGATGCCTTAAGGCATCTTTTTTATTTTTTGTCCTTTTTGCCTACTAAAATTATACT encodes the following:
- a CDS encoding UPF0236 family transposase-like protein, translated to MYKISLKEMDINFKDLEKRIYEFVCRQACEIITELLNQLDDELMKERDKKIYRNKGFKKTCIKTVM